One window of the Oceanicaulis sp. genome contains the following:
- the recR gene encoding recombination mediator RecR yields MMTASGPEIERLIQLLAKLPGLGPRSARRAALQLFQKREAVMIPLAEALGEAARKITACASCGNLDVTDPCAICRDPRRDESVICVVETVGDLWALERAGAFRGRYHVLGGVLSALDGIGPEELNVAGLIERARGEAVSEVILALNATVDGQTTAHFLADKLAGANVSVTSLARGVPVGGELDYLDDGTLSAAFRSRRPA; encoded by the coding sequence ATCATGACCGCTTCAGGACCGGAAATCGAACGGCTCATCCAGCTGCTGGCCAAGCTGCCGGGTCTCGGCCCGCGCTCGGCGCGGCGCGCGGCGCTGCAGCTGTTTCAAAAGCGCGAGGCGGTGATGATCCCGCTGGCCGAAGCCCTGGGCGAGGCGGCGCGGAAGATCACCGCCTGCGCGTCCTGCGGCAATCTCGACGTCACCGATCCGTGCGCGATCTGCCGGGACCCCAGGCGTGACGAGTCGGTGATCTGCGTGGTCGAGACGGTCGGCGATCTCTGGGCGCTCGAGCGAGCCGGCGCGTTCCGCGGCCGCTATCACGTGCTCGGCGGCGTGCTGAGCGCGCTGGACGGGATCGGCCCGGAAGAGCTCAACGTCGCAGGGCTCATCGAGCGGGCGCGCGGCGAGGCGGTGAGCGAGGTGATCCTGGCGCTCAACGCCACCGTCGACGGGCAGACGACCGCGCACTTCCTCGCCGACAAGCTCGCCGGCGCGAACGTGTCGGTGACCTCGCTCGCGCGCGGCGTGCCGGTGGGCGGCGAGCTCGACTATCTCGACGACGGCACGCTGTCGGCCGCCTTCCGAAGCCGCCGCCCGGCCTGA
- a CDS encoding penicillin acylase family protein, with protein sequence MFKWIARGAFALGVLVVVLGVAASAFLVERFNASKPVTSGRIDAAGLDAPARVIRDANGVAHIFGETDAAVFFALGHTHASERFFQMDLIRRYVRGRLAALFGPDYIAADARTRTMGYAAITESLVDEMSPETRAAVEAYVAGINARLAEGPVAPEYVLLRARPEPWTIADSAAVMLSFADDLAAGAGEDVERARLRDILDADKRAEFMAGFPDWAPTTLKDADVRAAMDEVRVQELAPAQSLPEPGAQPDNMPGSNAWIVAGRRSATGRPLLANDPHLGLSSPSIWYYVRLQLSGGPVIGVTAPGAPFVLLGRNAHGAWGFTNTGFDVIDLVERDPEAVTATERTEEIEVRGRRGPVTITVRETDEGPVLNREWFELSAFDPDALVVRRSTLDDPGNRGADAAYQIMLAEGWDGFVAASWGYTAPMQNMHYAGVDGTIGYTTAGLLPIRDPETGDWTGFVPFEELPRVKNPRGGFIASGNNLVAGAAYPYPLPGSYGVYRAPRIEEMIEAVERHDLESFKAMQMDVVSEQVRRIMPALLGAEPETQLGAEALGRLETWDGALDADGPEALIVSAWLRVLAPALWSDELGPAAPAFNQPRRAFMEEALTGSASSWCDDVRTEETVETCAVTAGLALDAAMAETARRFGRDIDAWRWGEAHQAVFDHPLGGLPLLGGMFENRVPVPGDGSTVNVAHFSYRSGSYDAFHAASMRAIYDLADLNRSLYMHAPGQSGHPLSPHHGDLAERWARGEYFEIRDDWGPDAPPEGARVLTLSPG encoded by the coding sequence ATGTTCAAATGGATCGCCAGGGGCGCGTTCGCGCTCGGCGTGCTGGTCGTGGTGCTGGGGGTCGCAGCCTCGGCTTTTCTCGTCGAACGGTTCAACGCCTCAAAGCCCGTCACTTCGGGCCGGATCGACGCGGCCGGTCTGGACGCGCCGGCCCGGGTGATCCGCGATGCGAACGGCGTCGCCCATATTTTCGGCGAGACCGACGCGGCGGTGTTCTTCGCGCTCGGTCACACCCACGCCTCGGAACGCTTCTTCCAGATGGACCTGATCCGGCGCTATGTCCGGGGCCGGCTGGCCGCGCTGTTCGGCCCCGATTACATCGCCGCCGACGCGCGCACCCGGACGATGGGCTACGCCGCCATCACCGAGTCCCTCGTAGACGAGATGAGCCCGGAGACCCGCGCCGCGGTCGAGGCTTATGTCGCCGGGATCAACGCCCGGCTCGCCGAAGGCCCCGTCGCGCCCGAATACGTGCTTCTGCGGGCCAGACCCGAGCCCTGGACGATCGCCGACAGCGCGGCGGTGATGCTGAGCTTCGCCGACGACCTCGCCGCCGGGGCCGGCGAAGACGTCGAGCGGGCCCGCCTACGCGACATTCTCGACGCGGACAAGCGCGCTGAATTCATGGCGGGCTTTCCCGACTGGGCGCCGACAACGCTGAAGGACGCCGACGTGCGCGCCGCCATGGACGAGGTGCGGGTGCAGGAGCTCGCTCCGGCGCAGAGCCTGCCCGAACCGGGCGCGCAGCCCGACAACATGCCCGGATCGAACGCCTGGATCGTCGCGGGCCGGCGCTCTGCGACGGGTCGGCCGCTCCTGGCCAACGATCCGCATCTGGGGCTCTCCAGCCCGTCGATCTGGTATTACGTCCGCCTGCAGCTTTCCGGCGGGCCGGTGATCGGGGTGACCGCGCCGGGCGCGCCCTTCGTGCTGCTGGGCCGCAACGCGCACGGCGCCTGGGGCTTCACCAACACCGGGTTCGACGTGATCGATCTGGTCGAGCGCGACCCCGAAGCGGTCACCGCCACCGAGCGCACCGAAGAGATCGAGGTGCGCGGCCGCCGCGGCCCGGTGACCATCACCGTGCGCGAGACCGATGAAGGTCCGGTGCTGAATCGCGAATGGTTCGAGCTGTCCGCCTTCGATCCCGACGCGCTGGTGGTGCGCCGCTCCACGCTCGACGATCCGGGCAATCGCGGCGCGGACGCGGCCTATCAGATCATGCTCGCCGAGGGCTGGGACGGGTTCGTCGCCGCGAGCTGGGGCTACACCGCGCCGATGCAGAACATGCATTACGCCGGGGTGGACGGCACGATCGGCTACACCACCGCGGGGCTTCTGCCGATCCGCGATCCTGAAACCGGCGACTGGACCGGCTTCGTGCCGTTCGAGGAGCTGCCCCGGGTGAAGAACCCCCGCGGCGGCTTCATCGCCTCGGGCAATAATCTCGTCGCAGGCGCGGCCTATCCCTATCCGCTGCCGGGCAGCTACGGCGTCTATCGCGCGCCGCGCATCGAAGAGATGATCGAAGCGGTCGAGCGCCACGACCTTGAAAGCTTCAAGGCGATGCAGATGGACGTGGTGAGCGAGCAGGTCCGCCGGATCATGCCCGCGCTTCTGGGCGCTGAACCGGAAACCCAGCTCGGCGCTGAGGCGCTGGGGCGGCTGGAAACCTGGGACGGCGCGCTCGATGCGGACGGGCCTGAAGCGCTGATCGTCTCAGCCTGGCTGCGCGTTCTGGCGCCGGCGCTCTGGTCCGACGAACTCGGGCCCGCCGCGCCGGCCTTCAACCAGCCGCGCCGCGCTTTCATGGAGGAGGCGCTGACCGGTTCGGCCTCGAGCTGGTGCGACGACGTGCGCACCGAAGAGACGGTGGAGACCTGCGCTGTGACCGCGGGGCTGGCGCTGGACGCGGCGATGGCGGAGACCGCGCGGCGGTTCGGCCGCGACATCGACGCCTGGCGCTGGGGCGAGGCGCATCAGGCGGTTTTCGACCATCCGCTGGGCGGGCTGCCGCTGCTGGGCGGCATGTTCGAAAACCGCGTGCCGGTTCCCGGCGACGGGTCGACGGTCAACGTCGCGCATTTCAGCTATCGCTCAGGCAGCTACGACGCCTTCCACGCCGCCTCCATGCGCGCGATCTACGACCTCGCCGACCTCAACCGGTCGCTTTACATGCATGCGCCGGGACAGAGCGGCCATCCGCTCTCGCCCCATCACGGCGATCTCGCAGAGCGCTGGGCGCGCGGGGAGTATTTCGAGATCCGCGACGATTGGGGTCCGGACGCGCCGCCCGAGGGCGCGCGGGTGCTGACGCTGTCGCCGGGTTGA
- a CDS encoding TonB-dependent receptor produces MKRSFKAAALGASALAAGLVTTGAYAQSPDIITVTAQKREQTLQEVPIAVTVVQAETIENAQIIDAIDLQSVIPALRVSQLERSSNATFIIRGQGNGANNPGIEPSVAVYIDGVFRARAGTVISDLMGIERVEVLRGPQSTLFGKNATAGVVSIVTQEPEFEFGGVAEATIGNYNQRILKGSVTGPLTENLAFSLSGSRNTRDGYYENVGTGGDFNDRDRWAVRGQLLFVPTDNFELRLIADYDEIDEKCCGTDRVIDGDTAPLIRNVLGGQTSAGAGFNYQIATDFANENKIENGGVSLQADWNLNDTMTLSSITSYRVYNDFVDYEGDFTTLSLLGENVRGLDVDTFTQEFRLTGDWNNRAFYLLGAFFSNEDMTADDSRIYGADTRDYVDLLTATGTITIAPGVVIPDASTSAITAIEASSPFTAGTFFAAGGGTRFTAEQSDNQMQIFGQVDFDLTDRLTLTAGLAYFKSEKEVDFTNVIRTNPFSDLNLVDIGEGLLLQGLVAANPLYAGPPNPGPGDIAAFAGANPAVFAALQSAAAGASTVFPSSGAPLANPLLTLFEQGLQPLGPLTPFPNSVEDGKTDDSDWPYTLRLAYDVNDSFNVYASFARGFKASSWNLTPDTRPDVADVAALAAANELAADTAIPGAPFAVNTAIALGVYGSQRFARPEITETFEIGFKSQFDWGFLNVAYFDQTVTDFQSSVFQGAGFAVINAGEQSSKGLEFDSSINPSAIPGLTLNLAGIWMEAEYDSFPGAPVVTGSPADLTDGIPNGRGDLSGASVAGIPEFSGSFGFQYMRDFNAGEWFVRADYQYASEVRLLENLPESITREVGTLNASVGVNLNNGLEALVWARNLNEDEYYTSGFPTTLQPGSFSTYPNQPRTYGLTLRKQF; encoded by the coding sequence ATGAAACGTTCGTTCAAAGCGGCCGCGCTTGGAGCCTCCGCGCTCGCCGCCGGTCTCGTCACCACCGGCGCGTACGCGCAGTCGCCGGACATCATCACCGTCACCGCCCAGAAGCGTGAACAGACGCTGCAGGAAGTGCCGATCGCGGTCACGGTCGTTCAGGCCGAGACGATCGAGAACGCCCAGATCATCGACGCCATCGACCTTCAGTCGGTCATCCCGGCGCTCCGCGTCAGCCAGCTCGAGCGCAGCTCGAACGCCACCTTCATCATCCGCGGTCAGGGCAACGGGGCGAACAACCCCGGCATCGAGCCGTCGGTCGCGGTCTATATCGACGGCGTCTTCCGGGCGCGCGCCGGCACGGTGATCTCCGACCTGATGGGCATCGAGCGCGTCGAAGTGCTGCGCGGCCCGCAGTCGACCCTGTTCGGCAAGAACGCGACCGCCGGCGTGGTCAGCATCGTGACCCAGGAGCCGGAGTTCGAATTCGGCGGCGTCGCCGAAGCGACCATCGGCAACTACAACCAGCGTATCCTGAAGGGCTCGGTCACCGGCCCGCTCACCGAGAACCTGGCCTTCTCGCTGTCGGGCAGCCGCAACACCCGTGACGGCTACTACGAAAACGTCGGCACCGGCGGCGATTTCAACGATCGCGACCGCTGGGCGGTGCGCGGTCAGCTGCTGTTCGTGCCGACCGACAATTTCGAGCTGCGCCTGATCGCCGACTATGACGAGATCGACGAGAAGTGCTGCGGCACCGATCGCGTGATCGACGGCGACACCGCGCCGCTGATCCGCAACGTGCTCGGCGGGCAGACCTCTGCGGGCGCGGGCTTCAACTATCAGATCGCGACCGATTTCGCGAACGAGAACAAGATCGAGAACGGCGGCGTGTCGCTCCAGGCGGACTGGAACCTCAACGACACGATGACGCTGAGCTCCATCACCTCGTACCGGGTCTACAACGACTTCGTGGACTACGAAGGCGACTTCACCACGCTTTCGCTGCTCGGCGAAAACGTGCGCGGCCTGGACGTGGACACCTTCACCCAGGAATTCCGCCTGACCGGCGACTGGAACAACCGGGCCTTCTACCTGCTCGGCGCGTTCTTCTCCAATGAAGACATGACGGCCGACGACTCGCGGATCTACGGTGCCGACACGCGCGACTATGTCGATCTTCTGACCGCGACGGGCACGATCACGATTGCGCCGGGCGTGGTGATTCCCGATGCATCGACCAGCGCCATCACCGCCATCGAAGCGTCCAGCCCCTTCACGGCGGGCACCTTCTTCGCGGCCGGCGGCGGCACCCGCTTCACCGCCGAACAGTCCGACAACCAGATGCAGATCTTCGGTCAGGTCGATTTCGACCTCACCGACCGTCTGACCCTGACCGCCGGTCTCGCCTACTTCAAGAGCGAGAAGGAAGTCGACTTCACCAACGTGATCCGGACCAACCCGTTCTCGGATCTCAATCTGGTCGACATCGGGGAAGGCCTGCTGCTGCAGGGGCTGGTCGCCGCCAACCCGCTTTACGCAGGCCCGCCGAACCCCGGACCCGGCGACATCGCCGCGTTCGCGGGCGCCAACCCGGCGGTCTTCGCCGCGCTTCAATCTGCTGCGGCCGGCGCATCGACGGTGTTCCCCAGCAGCGGCGCGCCTCTGGCGAACCCGCTTCTGACGCTGTTCGAGCAGGGCCTGCAGCCGCTCGGCCCGCTCACGCCGTTCCCGAACTCGGTGGAAGACGGCAAGACCGACGACTCCGACTGGCCGTACACGCTCCGGCTGGCTTACGACGTGAACGACAGCTTCAACGTCTACGCCTCGTTTGCGCGCGGTTTCAAGGCGTCGTCCTGGAACCTGACGCCGGACACCCGTCCTGACGTGGCCGACGTGGCCGCGCTCGCGGCCGCGAACGAACTGGCCGCCGACACCGCCATCCCCGGCGCGCCGTTCGCGGTGAACACCGCGATCGCGCTCGGCGTCTACGGCAGCCAGCGTTTCGCCCGGCCGGAAATCACGGAAACCTTCGAGATCGGCTTCAAGAGCCAGTTCGACTGGGGCTTCCTGAACGTCGCTTACTTCGACCAGACCGTCACGGACTTCCAGTCCTCGGTCTTCCAGGGCGCCGGCTTCGCGGTGATCAACGCCGGTGAGCAGTCCAGCAAGGGCCTGGAGTTCGACAGCTCCATCAACCCGTCCGCCATTCCGGGTCTGACCCTGAACCTGGCCGGCATCTGGATGGAAGCGGAGTACGACAGCTTCCCCGGCGCGCCGGTCGTCACCGGCAGCCCGGCGGACCTGACCGACGGCATTCCGAACGGCCGCGGCGATCTCTCCGGCGCGAGCGTCGCGGGGATCCCGGAATTCTCCGGCTCCTTCGGCTTCCAGTACATGCGTGACTTCAACGCCGGCGAATGGTTCGTCCGCGCGGACTACCAGTACGCTTCGGAAGTCCGTCTTCTGGAGAACCTGCCGGAGTCGATCACCCGTGAAGTGGGTACGCTCAACGCCTCTGTCGGCGTGAACCTCAACAACGGTCTCGAAGCCCTCGTCTGGGCCCGGAACCTGAACGAGGACGAGTACTACACCTCGGGCTTCCCGACGACGCTGCAGCCCGGCTCGTTCTCGACCTATCCGAACCAGCCGCGCACCTACGGCCTGACCCTGCGCAAGCAGTTCTAG
- a CDS encoding PQQ-dependent sugar dehydrogenase yields the protein MIRIAAPAAAGLCLAACIAEPEAPELAEIDPATYAVEVVAGGLAHPWDIAFLPGGDMLVTERPGRLRVISGGVLQDEPVSGVPEVYAEGQGGLLEIMLAPDFADSRIVYISYASGDAEANATSVMKARYEDGALTGGEVIFTSSPAKDTTTHFGGRMAVLPDSSIVLTLGDGFAYREQAQLATNHLGTIVRFTPGGAPAPGNPFIDQDGPAAFVWSYGHRNVQGIVFDAQSGLLYAHEHGPEGGDELNLIERGGNYGWPIVTGGVDYNGARISPYTDHEAHGFIAPMIEWTPSIAPGGMTLYDGALFEDWRGDLFVSALSERAIHRIDLDASGAVQSEEVMLTERGQRFRQIATGPDGALYVLTDGGGDGEVLRITPAG from the coding sequence ATGATCCGTATCGCAGCGCCGGCCGCCGCCGGGCTTTGTCTCGCCGCCTGTATCGCCGAGCCTGAAGCGCCTGAGCTCGCCGAGATCGACCCCGCCACCTACGCGGTCGAGGTCGTCGCAGGCGGGCTCGCCCATCCCTGGGACATCGCCTTCCTGCCCGGCGGGGACATGCTGGTGACCGAGCGGCCGGGACGGCTGCGGGTGATATCGGGCGGGGTGCTGCAGGACGAGCCGGTCAGCGGGGTCCCCGAGGTCTACGCCGAAGGCCAGGGCGGGCTGCTCGAGATCATGCTCGCGCCGGACTTCGCCGACAGCCGCATCGTTTATATCAGCTACGCCTCCGGCGACGCGGAGGCGAACGCCACCTCGGTGATGAAGGCGCGCTACGAGGACGGGGCGCTCACAGGCGGCGAGGTCATTTTCACCTCCAGCCCGGCCAAGGACACGACCACCCATTTCGGCGGCCGCATGGCGGTCCTGCCCGACAGCTCGATCGTGCTGACTCTGGGCGACGGCTTCGCATATCGCGAACAGGCCCAGCTCGCCACCAACCATCTCGGAACGATCGTGCGGTTCACGCCCGGCGGCGCGCCTGCGCCGGGCAATCCCTTCATCGACCAGGACGGCCCTGCGGCGTTTGTCTGGTCCTACGGTCACCGCAACGTGCAGGGGATCGTCTTCGACGCGCAGAGCGGTCTGCTCTACGCCCACGAGCACGGTCCAGAAGGCGGCGACGAGCTCAATCTCATCGAGCGCGGGGGCAATTACGGCTGGCCGATCGTCACCGGCGGGGTGGACTATAACGGCGCGCGCATCAGCCCCTACACCGATCACGAAGCGCACGGCTTCATCGCGCCGATGATCGAATGGACGCCCTCGATCGCGCCGGGCGGCATGACGCTTTACGACGGCGCGCTCTTCGAAGACTGGCGGGGCGATCTGTTCGTCAGCGCGTTGTCAGAGCGCGCGATCCACCGCATCGATCTCGACGCCTCGGGCGCGGTGCAGAGCGAAGAAGTCATGCTGACCGAACGCGGCCAGCGCTTCCGCCAGATCGCCACCGGCCCTGACGGGGCGCTGTACGTGCTGACCGACGGCGGCGGCGACGGCGAGGTCCTGAGGATCACCCCCGCCGGATAG